TGGTGGACGGCCGCACCGAGTACCAGGACTTCCTGGGCATGACGCTGTGGGCCAACTTCCCCATCGGGCTGGAGGAGATCGAACGCATCGAGGTCATCCGCGGCCCGGGCAGCGCCCTGTACGGCGCCAACGCCATGCTGGGCGTGGTCAACATCATCACCCAGGCGCCCGGCTCCGGAGACCGGCAGTTCATCGCCCGGGCGGGCGGCGGCAACACCGCGGCCGGCTCCTTCCTGAGCCATGGGGCCGCGGGCGGCCTGCGCTACCGCCTGTCCGTGGGCTACGGGCAGGAGGACAAGTGGAGCCGGGACTTCGGGGAGAACCGGCCCGACATCGCCCAGACGACGCCCCTGAAGGACCTGGGCTACCGCGGCGCGCGGGCCAACCTGGCCACCGAGTACAGGTTCGATTCGGGGGTGGACCTGGGCGTGTCCTCCGGCGTCCACCGGTACTACACCGAGGTGTACCCCATCGGGGTGCTGCGCAACTTCTACCTGGACGGGCTGAGCGCCTACGCCAAGACCGACCTGGGCCTGGGCCCCGTGAAGGTGAAGGCCTTCTGGAACCACACCGGCTCGGAGGCCGCGCCGCAGTACCAGAGCATCGGCCAGCGCTCGCTGAGCAGCCGCGTCGACTTCCACGTCTTCAACGGCGAGGCGCTCTTCAGCAAGGGCTTCGAGCTCGGAGGCGAGCACCTGCTCAACGTGGGCGTGGAGGGCCGCTTCAAGCGCGTCATCTGGGACTACCTGGGGCCGGGGGCCAAGGAGGAGTTCCACACCGCCGCCTTCGTGCAGGATGAGTGGCGGCCCGTGGACCCCTTCCGGCTGATCGCCTCCTACCGCATGGACCGGCACCCGCTGCTGTCCCAGGGCGAGCCCGGGCTGGCGCACTCGCCGCGCGTCTCCGCCATCTTCATGCCCTTCGAGGGCCATGCCTTCCGCGCCACCGGGGCCTCCGCCTTCCGGGAGCCCGCCTTCCTGGAGAGCTACACCGCGCTGCGCGTGCCCGTGCCGGGCGTGCCGGGCGCCAGCGCGCTCACCCAGGGCAACCGGACGCTGCGCCCCGAGCGGCTGGTGGCCTACGAGCTGGGCTACCGCGGCGAGGCGCCCACCCTGGGCATCGACTGGGACGTGGCGCTCTACCAGAACACGGTGAAGAACCTCATCGCCCTGTCCCCGCTGCAGCGGATGCCCGCGGGCGAGTCCTTCGACTCCGTCACCGGCTCGTACCTGGCCGGCCGCTCCTTCTTCCAGAACGAGCAGGCCACCTACACCTCGCGCGGCGCCGAGGTGGGCGTGTCGCTGGCCCCGGTGGACGGCCTGGGCGTCAAGGTCAGCGCCGCGCTGCAGAAGGTGACGGCGGAGGGCGAGGAGGAGTCCCTGTGCGCCCCGTGCAACCAGGCGCCCCAGGTGCGGCTGTTCGGCGGCCTCACCTACCGCACGCGCGCCGACCTGGAGTTTGGCGTGGACGCGGCCTTCACCTCGGACACCACCTGGATCGAACGCGAGCCCGATCTGGGGGACCCGACCCGCATCGACTTCATCGCCAACCAGCTGCCCGCCTACACCGTGCTCAACGCCCGGGTGGGCTACTCGCTGCTCCAGGACAAGCTCACGGTGGCCGTGGTGGGCTCCAACCTGGGCAGCTCCCACTTCCAGCACCCCTTCGGCAACCGCGTCGAGCGCCGCGTCTACGCGACCGTGACGGTGACCCCATGAGCCCGCTCCGCCCGCGTCAGAAGGCCCTCGTGGGCCTGGCCCTCGCCACCCTGCTCACGGCCGGCTGCGAGCCGCCGCCCGTGGTGCCCACCCAGGACCGGCAGCAGAACCGCCACGCCGCGCGCATCGAGGGCAACGTGGTGATGCAGGGCCCGGCGCGGGGCAACGCCGTGGTGCTGCTCTATGACGCCACGCGCCCCCCGCCCCCGCTGGGCACCGGGCGCCCCGTGTCCTTCACCGTGATTCCCCAGGCCACGCTGTTCGGCGAGGGGCCGCCCGGCCCCGCCAACGAGGGCCCCTTCACCGCGCCCTTCACCTTCAGCAACCTGGCCCCGGGCCGCTACCTGCTGCGCGGCTTCATCGACGTGGACACCTGCCTCATGGGCCTGCAGCCCTGCCATGGGCCGGACTTCAGCCCCTGGTACACCGTCACCGGCGAGCCCAACGTGCACGACGTGGGCGGGGCCGCCGTGGACCCCACCACCTTCGCGCCCCGCGTGGTGGAGGTGGGCGTCGATGGGGACGGCAAGCCCGTGCCCGCCCTGGGCGTCGCGGTGAGCTTCGGCAAGCAGGCCATCGTGCAGAACGAGCGCCCCGTCTTCGAGGTGGCGGGCACCCCGCGCCTCGAGCCGGGCACCGGGCCCAAGGTGCTCCAGCTGCGCGCCCGCGCCATTCGCGAGGGCGTGATGGACCTGCAAGCGCCCGTGTTCCGCGTCCACCTCGCGGACGAGAACCGCGACGGCGTGCCCGATGACACCAATGGCGACGGGCAGCCGGACCTCTGGCCGCGCGTGGTGGTGCGCAAGCTGGCGGACACCGAGGCCGGTCTGCTCGACGAGAACGACCTGGACAACAACGGCGTGCTGGATGCCGAGGGCGTCCACTACACGCGCGCGGATGGCCAGCCGGAGGAGTCTCCCCAGCTCGTGGTGCTCGCCGCGGGGCTGGCGCTAGATGTGTACCGCTCCCAACTCTTCGACGCCTCGGGCCATCCGCTCCTGAACAAGACGCTGGAGGTCTCCGAGCTGACCGTGGGCATCCAGCCCGTGGCCTTCGACGCCCGGAACCCGGCGGCCCCCGTCCGGCTGAAGGACCTGCCCTCCGGGCGCTACGCCCTCGTCGTCATGCAGTCTTCCGGACAGGTCTGGCGCGTGCCCAACGAGCTGTCCCCCCCGCTCGCCCCCGCGCTGGGCCTGCCCTCGGTGGACAGCCAGGCCTTCGCCGTGGAGGTTCCCTAGATTCCCTGTTTTACGAAGCTGGCGTTAATTTGACAGCCCACGGGTTTTCCGGCACTGTGCGAATACTGCAGTTCAGGGTGACACCTGAACGAGGGACGGCCCATGACAGCTGCTACATTCACCTCTATCGCAGTTGTCCCAGGTTCCCGCCCTGCCGCTGAGTCCGCTCGTCCCGGGCTGAAGGTTGCCCCGGGGGCTCCCCAGCGGGTCCTGCTGGTCGATGACAGCCGCTCCATCCGGACGCTGCTGAAGATCTACCTGATGGCGCGCAGCTTCGAGTACGTGGAGGCCGAGTCCGGCGAGGAGGCCCTGCAGCTGCTGGAGCAGGGCGCGGTGGACCTGGTGCTGACGGACTACCGCATGGATGGGATGAGCGGCGCGGAGCTGGCGGAGGCCATGCGCGCCCACCCCGATACGCGCATCGCGCGCACGCCCATCCTGATGATGACGGGTGATCCGAACGTGTCGGAAGTGCGCGCGCTGGGCCAGCGCGCGGGCATCAACGCCTTCGTGCGCAAGCCGGTGAGCTGCGCGCAGCTGATGACGCTGGTGGACACCATCCTGCCGCGCAACCTGTAGCCGCGGCGGCCCGTCCCCTCAAGGCGCGTCCTCGCCGTCCCCGTCTCCGGAGGCGGCCGTCCCCTCGAGCAGCTGGGCCAGTTCCGTCCGGGCCGCCTGGGCCTGCGCGGAGGAGATGCGCTGGAAGGCCTCCATCTGATCGACGATCCAGAAGGCCCGCTTGCGCAGCGCCTTCGAGCCGGAGGACACCGAGCGCTTCCGGGGCGAGGGCAACATCGCCGCCAGCACGGCGCCCTGGGCCACCGAGAGCCGCGAGGCGGAGAGGCCGAAGTGCTCGCGGGCGCCGGCCTCGATGCCGTACACGCCGTTGCCCCACTCCACCACGTTCAGGTACAGCGCCAGGATGCGGTTCTTGGTCAGCGCCTTCTCCAGGCGCCGCGCCAGCACCACCTCCTTCAGCTTGCGCAGCAGACTCCGGTCCGTGGACAGCCACAGGTTCTTCGCCAGCTGCTGCGTGAGCGTCGAGGCGCCGCGCCCCAGCTCCCCCTCCTCCCACGCCTCCGTCATCGCCCGCTTCAGCTCCACGGTGTCCACGCCCTCGTGGACATAGAAGCCCGCGTCCTCCGAGAGCAGCACCGCGTCGATCGCGGGCTTGGACACGCTCGACAGGCTCACCCAGTGCTGGCGCTGCCGAGGCTTGCGCCCGGCCTCGCGCGCCTCGGCCGCCCGCTGCTCCATGAGCGCCGTCGTCTTCGGGTTTTGATCCGCCAGGTCCCCGGCCTCCGGCAGCCGCAGGTATTCGACGGTGGCGAAGGCCAGGAGCCCCAGCACCCCCACCGCCAGCACCTTGCCCACGTTCCGGCGCATCCACGTCCTCATGGATAACGGACGGGCGTGGGCTCGTCGGGCAGGGGGATGAACTCCGTCTCCTGGGGCACCGGGGCGAAGCGGCCCTCGCGCCAGTCCGCCTTGGCCACCTCCAGCCGCTCCTTCGAGCTGGAGACGAAGTTCCAATAGATGTAGCGCGGCCCATCCATGGGCTCGCCCCCCAGCAGCACCATGCGCGCGGCCTGGGGCGCCTTGAGGACGAGCTCCGCGCCAGGCCGGAAGACGAGCAGCTCGCCGGGACCGAACACCATGCCGTCCGCCTCCAGCGTGCCCTCGAAGAGGTAGAGGGCCCGCTCCTCGTGCTCGGCCGGCAGCGTGAGGCGCGCGCCCGCCCGCAGCGCCACGTCCGCGTAGAACATCTCCGAGAACGTCTTCACCGGGGAGCGCTTCCCGTGGAGCGAGCCCGCGATGAGGTGCATCCGCACGCCCTCGCCCTCCAGGAAGGGAATCGTGTGGGCCTCGTGGTGGACGAAGGACGGGGCGGTTTCCTCGAACTGCTTGGGCAGCGCCACCCAGGCCTGCAGGCCGAACAGCGGCCCGCCCGAGGCGCGGGACTCCGACCCGGTGCGCTCGGAGTGGGCGATGCCGCGGCCCGCGGTCATCCAGTTCACCTCGCCGGGCCGGATGGCCTGCACGGTGCCCAGCCCATCGCGGTGCAGGACTTCCCCCTGGAGCAGGTAGGTGACGGTGGCCAGGCCAATGTGCGGGTGGGGCCGGACATCCAGCCCCTTGCCGCCCTGGAACACCGCGGGCCCCATCTGGTCCAGGAAGATGAAGGGGCCCACCATCCGCCGGTGCACCGAGGGCAGGGCCCGCCGCACGTCGAACCCATCGGAGATCTCCCGCGTCCGGGTGACGATCAGGGTCTCCAGCGCGGGGTGCCGCCGTGTCTCTTCCGCGTCCCAGCTCATGTGTCGCTCCTCGCGGGCCCCGGAAGCGGGCCCTCATGCCGGCATGATGGCGGCAGCCCCCGCCGGGGACCAGCCACCGAGGGTGGGACACATTGTTCCATGGGACAGCCCAATGCCGCGGGACTCGCCCGCCCGGACGGAATCCGCGAGGATGCGCGGACCATGAAGATCTGGGTCGATGCCGATGCCTGTCCAGGACCCGTGCGGGACATCATCGTCCGGGCCGCCCAGCGGCTCCAGGTGCCCACGGTCTTCGTGGCCAACAAGCGCCTGAACCTGCCCCGCTCGGAGTTCGTCTCCTCGGTGCAGGTGGGCGCCGGGCTCGATGTGGCGGATGGCCACATCGCCGCGGCGGCCCAGGCCGGAGACCTCGCCATCACGCAGGACATTCCCCTGGCCGCGCTGCTCGTCCCCAAAGGCGTGGTGGCGATTGATCCGCGGGGCGAGCTCTTCAGCGAGGAGAACATCGCCGAGCGCCTCTCGGTGCGGAACTTCATGCAGGAGCTGCGCGAGAGCGGGGTGATGACGGGCGGCCCGGGAGGCTTCTCCGCCCAGGACCGCCAGCAGTTCGCCGCCGCCCTGGACCGGGAGCTCACCCGGCTGCGCAAGAAGCCCTGAGGCTCACCCCGCCTTGCGCTGGGAGCGGGCCCGCTTGGGCAGGCTCGCCGGGGCCGGCTTGGGCTCCGCCGGGGCCGCGCGGCCGGACTCGCCGCCGAACTGCTGGCCCCAGTCGTGGATGGCCTCCATCACGGCCCGGAACGCGGTGCCCTTGGGGGTGAGCGCGTACTCCACGCGGATGGGCGGCTCCGGGAGCACCCGGCGCGAGATGAACCCCTTGGCCTCCAGCTCCTTCAGCCGGGCAGACAACGTCTTGTCGCCCAGCCCCGGCAACCGGGCCGCCAGCTCGCTGTAGCGCAAGGGCCCATTCTGGAGGCTGACCAGCACGAACCCCGTCCAGGGGCGTCCCAGGATGTCGAGCGCAGCCTGAATGCTGGGGCACAGAGGGTGGGCGGGATCCTGCATGGTGCTCCAATCATGGGGCGGCGGCCTGCCCCGCGCCACCCTCTTTCTCCAGGGTCATGGGCTTTCCAAAAGAAAGTTCATTGCCATTCGAAAGCCCACGGTTATAGATGGGCTATCTCAAAAATAGTCGCTTCCCTCAGGAAAGCGTCAGGAGCGGGTCCCGTGAACAACGTGAATTCGAAGTGGGTGTCCCTGGCCGGCCGGGTGCTGCTCGGCTCGCTGTTCGTCATCAGTGGGCTGGGCAAGCTGGGCAACTGGGAGCAGACGGCCGGGCACATGGCGAGCCAGGGCCTGCCGCTGGCGAACCTGCTGCTGGCGGGTGCCGCGGCAGCGGAGCTGGCCGGGGGGCTGTCGCTGCTGCTGGGGTACCGGACCCCGTGGGGCGCGCTGCTGCTGGTGGCCTTCCTGGTCCCCGTCTCCCTCACCATGCACGCCTTCTGGGCGCACACCGGCGAGGCCCGCCAGCTGCACCTCATCCACTTCTTGAAGAACCTGAGCCTCATCGGCGGCCTGCTCGCGCAGGCGACCGCGGGCGCGGGCGCGCTGAGCCTGGACGCGCGGCGCGCAACCCTGCACTCGGGGACAGCTTCGCGCGTGCCCCAGCACGCCTGATCGCCTGCTCCCGGAGCGCCCCACGGACCGCTTCATCCACTGCTGAGCAGAGCCGCCAAGCCTCTGTTCTCCAGGCGAAGGGCCCCCCCCTCCCCCGGTGGCCCCACCGGGGGGGCAATACCTACATCTGAGAGCGGTTCTTTGGCCGCTTTCCTGCTCGCGGCGTCTGGAGCGTGGCGGCGTGGCGGCGTGGGCTGGGGAGGCGGCATGCAGCGGGTGAGTCGTATCAACGGGCAGCGGGCACTCTGGGCCCTGGCGTCCCTTCGCGGCACGGTCGCCTGGACGGCCCTGACGATGGTGGCCCTCTCGGGCTGCAGCAAGGACGAGAAGGCCGCCAGCGGCGGGCAAGACGGTGGCAGCGGCCAGGGCAAGCCTGCCGCCGTGGAGGTGGTGGCGCTGAAGCCCGGCCCCGTCCGGGAGACGCAGGACTACCTGGGCACGCTCATCTCCCGCACCAGCATCACCGTGTACCCCCAGGCGACCGGCTACGTGCAGAGCATCGAGGTGAGGCCCGGCCAGAAGGTCGAGGCCGGCCAGGTGCTCCTCCAGGTGGATCCCCGCGAGGGGCGGGCGCTGCTCGAGGGCGTCCAGGCCCAGCGGGCCTCGGCCCAGGCCAACCTGGAGCTGGCCCAGCGCAGCCTCCAGCGCAGCGAGCAGCTCGTGCGCGAGGGGCTCATGAGCCGGCAGGAGTATGACCAGGCGGTGGCGCAGTCCCGGGCGGCCGCAGCCAATGCCCGCGCCGTCTCGGCCCAGCTCGCCGCCCAGGCGGTGCAGCTGGGCTTCACTCACGTGAAGGCCCCCTTCGCCGGCATCGTGGGCGACATCCCCGTGAAGGTGGGCGACTTCATCTCGCCCCAGACGGCCATCACCCGCGTGGACCAGAGCCAGGCGCTGGAGATCTCCGTGGCGCTGCCCGCCGAGCGCGCCGCGCAGGTGAAGCCGGGTGAGACGGAGGTGGAGGTGCTGGGCGAGAAGAGCGAGCCCGTGGCGGCCTCCACCGTGTTCTTCGTCTCGCCCACGCCCGATCCGCAGACGCAGCTGGTGGAGATCAAGGCCACCTTCCAGAACGAGGCGGGCCTGCTCGCGGGCCAGCGCGTCCCCGTCCGGGTGGTGTTCGACGTGCACGAGGCCCTGCGGATGCCGACCTACGCGGTGGCGCGGCAGAGCGGCCAGAGCTTCGCCTGGGTGGTCGTCGAGGGCGATGGCGGCGGGCCCGCGGCGCAGCGGCGCCCGGTGACGCTGGGGGACATCTCCGACAACGCCTATGAGGTCCGCGAGGGGCTCCAGGCGGGCGACCAGGTGGTGGTGAGCGGCCTGCAGATGCTCCAGAACGGCCAGCCCATCGAGCCCAAGCCGCACCCGGAGCGGCGGGAGGGCGTGGGCGGCGGCGGTGACGCAGGGGTCGGCGGCGGCGGTGATGCGGGCGTGGGCAGCGGCACCGATGCAGGACAGTGAGGGCTTTGCATGTTCACGGACTTCTTCATCCGCAGGCCCGTCTTCGCCACCGTTCTGTCCATCATCATCGTCCTGGTCGGCGCCATCTCCATTCCCTCGCTGCCGGTGGCCCAGTACCCGAACCTGGCCCTGCCGCAGGTGACCGTGCAGGCCACCTACCTGGGCGCCTCCGCCGAGGTGGTGGAGAGCGCGGTGACGACGGTGCTGGAGCGCGAGCTCAACGGCCTGGAGGGCATGCGCTACATCTCCTCCAGCAGCACCAATGACGGCACCAGCCAGATCACGCTCACCTTCGAGCCCAGCCGCGACGTGGACCTGGCGGCGGTGGACGTGCAGAACCGCGTGTCCACGGCCTCGGCGCGCCTGCCGGCCGAGGTGAACGCCGTGGGCATCACCATCAACAAGGCCCAGACCCAGCTGTTGATCACCTTCGGCCTGTTCGACCCGGAGGGGCGCTACGAGCGCGAGTTCCTGAGCAACTACGCGGACGTCTACATCCGCGACTCGCTGCGCCGGGTGCCCGGCGTAGGAGATGTCCGCATCTTCGGCGAGCGGCGCTTCGCCATGCGGCTGTGGTTGGACCCCTCGAAGCTGGCGGCCCGGGGGCTCACGACGCAGGACGTGGTGGCGGCGCTGCGCGAGCAGAACTTCCAGGTGGCCGCGGGCCAGGTGGGCCAGCCCCCTTCCCCCCCGGACCAGTCGTACCAGCTGAGCGTGCGGGTCCAGGGACGGCTGAACGAGCCCGCGGAGTTCGGCAACCTCATCATCCAGCGGGGCGCCAGCGGCGAGCTCGTCCGGCTCAAGGACGTGGGCAACGCGGAGCTGGGGGCGGAGAACTACGGGCAGCTCCTGCGCTTCAACGGGCGGGACGCGGTAGGCCTGGGCATCTTCCAGCTCCCCGACGCCAACGCCCTGGACGTGCGGGAGTCGGTGGTGAAGGAGCTGGAGCGGCTCAAGGACCGCTTCCCTCCGGGGATGAAGTACGAGGTGGCCACGGACACGACGCTCGCGG
Above is a window of Stigmatella erecta DNA encoding:
- a CDS encoding TonB-dependent receptor domain-containing protein yields the protein MKLTEVFKRAGLLALSLYAGNALADERLEARRHFRNGMSLIAQGAFDPGIAELQEAYAIKPHPSVLYNIARAYLDAGRSPEALEWYQRYLETHPADAASVRATIARLEEAVKAPGAEPSSLAQKLPMPPPPGTRPAPAAPTAAPDAQALAQLLERLEKAIARAESLPTASATPAPSAPGPTASTRAALPQAPEDAGAVPYEERVVTASRRAQSALEAPNATTVITAEDIRLSGATSLVELLRRVPGADVMEMGVTSANLSFRGFNQRMANKVLVLVDGRTEYQDFLGMTLWANFPIGLEEIERIEVIRGPGSALYGANAMLGVVNIITQAPGSGDRQFIARAGGGNTAAGSFLSHGAAGGLRYRLSVGYGQEDKWSRDFGENRPDIAQTTPLKDLGYRGARANLATEYRFDSGVDLGVSSGVHRYYTEVYPIGVLRNFYLDGLSAYAKTDLGLGPVKVKAFWNHTGSEAAPQYQSIGQRSLSSRVDFHVFNGEALFSKGFELGGEHLLNVGVEGRFKRVIWDYLGPGAKEEFHTAAFVQDEWRPVDPFRLIASYRMDRHPLLSQGEPGLAHSPRVSAIFMPFEGHAFRATGASAFREPAFLESYTALRVPVPGVPGASALTQGNRTLRPERLVAYELGYRGEAPTLGIDWDVALYQNTVKNLIALSPLQRMPAGESFDSVTGSYLAGRSFFQNEQATYTSRGAEVGVSLAPVDGLGVKVSAALQKVTAEGEEESLCAPCNQAPQVRLFGGLTYRTRADLEFGVDAAFTSDTTWIEREPDLGDPTRIDFIANQLPAYTVLNARVGYSLLQDKLTVAVVGSNLGSSHFQHPFGNRVERRVYATVTVTP
- a CDS encoding response regulator; this encodes MTAATFTSIAVVPGSRPAAESARPGLKVAPGAPQRVLLVDDSRSIRTLLKIYLMARSFEYVEAESGEEALQLLEQGAVDLVLTDYRMDGMSGAELAEAMRAHPDTRIARTPILMMTGDPNVSEVRALGQRAGINAFVRKPVSCAQLMTLVDTILPRNL
- the mtgA gene encoding monofunctional biosynthetic peptidoglycan transglycosylase yields the protein MRRNVGKVLAVGVLGLLAFATVEYLRLPEAGDLADQNPKTTALMEQRAAEAREAGRKPRQRQHWVSLSSVSKPAIDAVLLSEDAGFYVHEGVDTVELKRAMTEAWEEGELGRGASTLTQQLAKNLWLSTDRSLLRKLKEVVLARRLEKALTKNRILALYLNVVEWGNGVYGIEAGAREHFGLSASRLSVAQGAVLAAMLPSPRKRSVSSGSKALRKRAFWIVDQMEAFQRISSAQAQAARTELAQLLEGTAASGDGDGEDAP
- a CDS encoding pirin family protein — translated: MSWDAEETRRHPALETLIVTRTREISDGFDVRRALPSVHRRMVGPFIFLDQMGPAVFQGGKGLDVRPHPHIGLATVTYLLQGEVLHRDGLGTVQAIRPGEVNWMTAGRGIAHSERTGSESRASGGPLFGLQAWVALPKQFEETAPSFVHHEAHTIPFLEGEGVRMHLIAGSLHGKRSPVKTFSEMFYADVALRAGARLTLPAEHEERALYLFEGTLEADGMVFGPGELLVFRPGAELVLKAPQAARMVLLGGEPMDGPRYIYWNFVSSSKERLEVAKADWREGRFAPVPQETEFIPLPDEPTPVRYP
- a CDS encoding YaiI/YqxD family protein, whose amino-acid sequence is MKIWVDADACPGPVRDIIVRAAQRLQVPTVFVANKRLNLPRSEFVSSVQVGAGLDVADGHIAAAAQAGDLAITQDIPLAALLVPKGVVAIDPRGELFSEENIAERLSVRNFMQELRESGVMTGGPGGFSAQDRQQFAAALDRELTRLRKKP
- a CDS encoding winged helix-turn-helix transcriptional regulator, which codes for MQDPAHPLCPSIQAALDILGRPWTGFVLVSLQNGPLRYSELAARLPGLGDKTLSARLKELEAKGFISRRVLPEPPIRVEYALTPKGTAFRAVMEAIHDWGQQFGGESGRAAPAEPKPAPASLPKRARSQRKAG
- a CDS encoding DoxX family protein — protein: MNNVNSKWVSLAGRVLLGSLFVISGLGKLGNWEQTAGHMASQGLPLANLLLAGAAAAELAGGLSLLLGYRTPWGALLLVAFLVPVSLTMHAFWAHTGEARQLHLIHFLKNLSLIGGLLAQATAGAGALSLDARRATLHSGTASRVPQHA
- a CDS encoding efflux RND transporter periplasmic adaptor subunit produces the protein MQRVSRINGQRALWALASLRGTVAWTALTMVALSGCSKDEKAASGGQDGGSGQGKPAAVEVVALKPGPVRETQDYLGTLISRTSITVYPQATGYVQSIEVRPGQKVEAGQVLLQVDPREGRALLEGVQAQRASAQANLELAQRSLQRSEQLVREGLMSRQEYDQAVAQSRAAAANARAVSAQLAAQAVQLGFTHVKAPFAGIVGDIPVKVGDFISPQTAITRVDQSQALEISVALPAERAAQVKPGETEVEVLGEKSEPVAASTVFFVSPTPDPQTQLVEIKATFQNEAGLLAGQRVPVRVVFDVHEALRMPTYAVARQSGQSFAWVVVEGDGGGPAAQRRPVTLGDISDNAYEVREGLQAGDQVVVSGLQMLQNGQPIEPKPHPERREGVGGGGDAGVGGGGDAGVGSGTDAGQ